TTTACGGTTATTTTCGTACTTTAACGGTATCATTAATAACACGTCCAAAATTCCAAATACCAACCCGCAGATAAGGCCTAGAAATACTTTACTCATTTTTAACGCCCCTCCCATTAATCTTCCACAAATAATTTTACTTTATTTAGATTATATATTTCTATTAACTCAACGTATTTGTGGTATCCATGAAATAGGCCTTGGCCGCAATTGACTGATCTTGTTTTAACAGGTGATAATTTGCGTTAGATATGCCTACTAATTTCCAAATATTCTTTAGTCCAAATATTTTCAAGCTTAGGCTATTCGTTTCCAACGTTTAAATTCTTTTACATCAGCAGAACTTAAATCAAACCATTCTCCCTGCATTCTTTTCGCTTCAAAACGTTTATGCCAGTATGCTTCAACACCACTTGGGTCAACAGTCTTGATTGAGTGAATTAAGTTCGTCCTTTCGGGTAGTTGAATCCGGATTTCACTTCCACGCCTTACAGAATCATTGGTTTTTCCAATTTTGTAATATCGGCCTGACTTAAAAAGATATACTTCACCCAATTTCTGATTGACATTTGAATTATCGATATCATCTACTGCATTGGATTTTTCAAGAATTGGTTTGCACATTCCAATAATATCGTCATAACCGTTTTTAGTTGTACAATATTCAAATATTTTTCTCGCAAGTTCTTTCTTTGAACCATATTTATAAAAGCAGACTTGCCAACTTGGAAGATTAATGTCATTGTATCTTTCTATGCGAAGCTCATCATTAGTTGGGAATTTTTTTAATTTATGCATAACATTAATTAGTTTTTTAATTAGAAATTCGTCAGGGTAAGCACCCGTAAGTTGGTTTGGAATAAACCCGGCTTCCTTTTGCGCATCGCCAAACCTAGGCCAATATTGTTTCCATTCATAGCTAGTTATACCTGTTTCTTTTGTAAATCTACTGATACCTAATGGCTTACCATCATTCTCTTTCGCAGTTTGCTGTATTGCATCAATAATATCTTGTTTTGTTCGCATAATCATTTATTTTATATGATTCATATTAAAAGGTCAATTCAACAAAAATTTAGGTTGAAATCTTATTTGACAAAATATGTATTGTTTGTTATAAATATAACTAGTTAGCAATCACGATGGGAGACCGCACCTAAGGTTTTGTCCGAAGGTCAATGTCTCCCTTTTCATTTATCGCAATTCCAACTTTTTTTGTAATGAGTTCATATAAACTGACCAATCTGCGAATTTACGTAGTAACGACGAATACTTGTTTTTATCCGGAATCATCAACTTCAACAATTTATTGTTTTGCACAAGGTATTCTAATAAACACCAGAAATCGCCGTCGCCAGTAACAATAACTGCTTTTTCATAGTTATGATATTCTATCATGGCATGGAGAACAAGTTCTGCGTCAACATTCCCTTTTATTTGCCCGTTCGGAAGATATAAGGCAGGTTTAAAAATTAACGTATACCCAAATCTTCTTAACGCAGTATATAAATCATTATTACTCTCTAAATATCCAATAAATATAAAAGCTTTGGAGACATTATATTTATCCTTTAGATAAACCAAATATCGCCGGAAATCAAGTTTCCAACCCTGAGAACGAATTGATAAGTTTAAATTTTGACTATCAATAAACGCATAATTACCCAACACCAACCCCGCATTCATATTACAAATACGCCCCGAATTAATAGCACTATTATTGTATACGATACTATACCTGAAGGTCAATTTATGAAAGAATTAATATACAAATAATTCTTAAAGAATCTTTTTAAAAGAAATACTTGTTATAAAAACCGTTTCTTAGCATCTACCATACATTCGATCCCGTTGAAATGCCGATCACGGGTAGGTTCCAGTGTCGGCCTCCAGACAGATTGCATAAATCCTTTTAAGTACTGCTGTGAGATAGCGTTTTTGCAGTAATCCACGGTCTTAACAAAATTTTCTTCTTTCCCGATATAATAATTACTTCCCGTGGGTACCTGGTCGTACTTATGTTTCTCAAGTATGTTATACGCTTTCACTGCGGGTGGAATAGTATCCCCGAAGTCTAACCCGTAATACCAGTTGCTTTGTAACACAGTTTTCGGCATTTTATTTAAGAATACATCTTCGTAATGCCAGATATAATCGGCCCACACCCAAGGCCGAACATTATGTTTCTCAAGCTGCGCGATATAGAAATACAAATCGTCCCACCATAAATCGTACTGCCTCACAAGCGCGTATTTATGATACTTCTGATGAGCAGCAGTTTCTTCATCCATCCCAAGATGAAAAAACCGAGGGTTACCAAAAATACTTACTACTTCGTCGATAAGGTCTTTACATACACCGTAGTAGATGTCTGTCGATACCATCCGTGAATACTTCCCAAGCCACGCATCGTGGCAGGTAGAAAAGTTTAGTTTAGGTATGGGTTCAAGGCCTAGTTTACGCAACCGTATAAGTTCAGTTTTAAGTTTCTCTACGGGCCACGCGTTTTCCACTGCGATCTCAGGATGGCTTTCATACTTAATCCCATCCCCAAGGTCGATGATCAACATATTCATCCCAGTTTTTGAAAGCTCCGAGGTAACATCATTCCACAAACTATCATCGCAACGCAGGGAAGGACTGTACTTCGCAAAACTCATTTTATTAAGTTCCGGAGCATCACAGTCGCACCACATGTTATAGCTTATATGTATCAAGTATGCCCATATCATTTCAGCAGGTTTCATAATACTAACCCTCCTTTTTAAAGAATTAACACATATTAATTATAGAAATAATAGTATAATTAGACTTAATAAAAAATATGAAAGAGATAGTTGTAACAGTATTCACAATATTTTTTTTTACAATAGAACCAGTGTATTCCATAATATTTGAGAACAACTACAGTGCACGCGCTGCCGGTGTGGCAGGAAGTTTTTCCAGTTTGGCAGATACAGTTGACGCAGTTTTTTGGAACCCTGCAGGCTTAAGTTATGTAAACACCCAAGAGTTTACTTTTATGTACGGTAAACCTTACACCGGATTCACTGATATTGACATAGGCTACAACTACTTTGGATATGCAAGACACATGGGCCTCATGAAAACTACTGTATGCTTTGCATGGGCGTCACTTACCAACAGTGATATATATACCCAAGAGATATACGCAGTCTCAGCAGGATATAAGTTTAATACCACAACACCCTTAGCACTGGGGTTGACCATGAAGTATTTGGGATACAGAATCAACACCGAGTACCTCAGTTCATCAGAAATTGCTAATAGCAAATACGCGAATGCCCTTGATTTAGGATTAACTTACCAACCTGTCCCACTCTGTACCACAGCACTTGTCGTACGTAATTTCAACGAACCCGACCTAGGAATAGCAAGTGCGGATGTCTTACCGATGGAAATACGTTGCGGTATAAATTTCGCGATTAATAACTCGACATTATTTGAAACAATAAAACCAGTTTTTGAAGTTATTTATTCCCAAAACCATATTGATTTCGCGTTAGGTACAGAAATCTTTGTGTTTAAAAACAGCATAGCATTCCGCATAGGATATAATCCGGCTGAAACAACCCTGGGGGCAGGGTTCTATAAGAAAATAGGAAGTGTAATGCTAAAAATAGATTACGCATATTCCATCCCGTCGCAGATAGAATCGTCCGGGGGATCGCATCGCATATCCTCAGGTATAAAACTATGATAATACTATTACTAGTATTCCTTCTATGTTTCCCTTCGACAGCACACTCTGCATGGACGCAAATCGCTCCTGGGATTGACTACCAAAAATTTACAGTCACCGGGCCTAATATAATATTTGTTTCCCGTATGCTCCGAAGCCAGGCTAATCTTAAATTAGGCGCGATGATTGGCACCGGCGAGATACGTTCCGGTGCAGAAACTGTAAGTAAAATGGTCACACGGTATGAAGATACTATTAACCATAAAGGAGAACGGTACCATATCATCGCAGCTATAAATGGCGGTTATTTCTTAAGTAACGGGACTGTTAAAGACGGTATGATGTTAGATGGTACATATATCGACCGTATTGATTACTGGGCAGGCGGACAGCGTTCCTTTATATATAACCACGACAAAACAATGTTTGTTGACCATATAAGTAGCGGAACACAGTTATTATACACATCCTCCGGGAAAGTAACGTTTGCGGATAATTCTACTGCAACAATCAGTAACCAAAACACAGTCCGTTCTACAAACCAGCTAATACTATATACATGCCATTACGATACTGCAACTTTTACGGGTATTTATGGAACTGAAGTAATCGTAGGTAATGTCACCACACCCCTTCGTGCAAACACGGAAGTTTCCGGTATAGTTAAAGAAGTCCGGCTATCAGGAAAAAGTTCTGCTCCTATACCATACGACGGGTTCGTTTTATCAGGCCACGGAACTGCCAGTACGTTGTTAAGCACAAAATGCCATATCGGTGATACGATAAAGATAAAACTTAGTATAACTCCCTCAACAACATATCATGCCGGGAACGATTTCTCTAACGTAGATTTCATCACGGGCGGGTATGGCTGGATACTGCGTAACGGAAATATCAGTGATTCCCAGTTGAGCCCAAATCCTCAACCACGCACCGTAATCGCGTGGAACGATACTTATATTTACTTTGTAGTCAATGACGGGAGAACATCTATCAGCATAGGCATGACATTACAACAAATATCGCAGTTTTTAATCAATTCATTACAGGCGAAAGAAGCGATGAACTGCGATGGCGGCGGATCCTCAACTTTTTGGCTGGACGGCTCGATGCGTAACGACCCTTCGGACACTACGGGTGAACGTAATGTCGGTAATGGCCTGATGATGGCTTATGTAACTACTGATAAATCCAGTAAATTTGTGACCGGCGATATTATCGTCAGTACCGCCAATACACGGCTGTACCTTGGCCCGGGTACAAATTTCGGGTATCTTGGCTATACTTCCAGCAGTACAAACTCTACTATTTTAACTCATCCTATTAACGGTATATATACCAAAGGCATTTATTGGTGGAAAATTAAATATAGCTCTTTGGAAGGATGGGTACCGGAATACATGCTAAAACTTTTCTCAGCACCTGCTGCAGTACCTGATACTCCAACCGGATTGACCGGTGTAGCATTATCATCAACCTCAGTACAAATATCGTGGACCGATAATTCTGATAACGAGACAGGGTTCAAGGTTGAACGTAAACCGGAAAACGGATTATATACCGAAGTTGTAGTAATAAGCAGCAATACCGTGAGATACAATAATAACGGTTTATCTTCCTCCTCTACTTATTACTATCGCGTATATGCCTATAATATAACAGGAAACTCGGGGTATAGCAATGAGATCAAGCTCGTTGCTCTGCCTCCCAGTAACGCCACTGAGAATCCGCCGTTAACTCCTACCGGTTTGACTGGAATCGTACTATCATCAACTGCAGCGCAAGTTTCATGGACTGATAATTCTGATAATGAAACCAACTTCCGGCTGGAACGTAAACGTATTGATCAGAACAATTACCAAGAAATTGCTGTGATCAGCAGTAACACTGCAAGTTATATTGACTCGGGCTTGACTGCCGGAACAACATATTCATACCGGGTAAAAGCAGTAAACGGTTCTGCATCTTCCGCCTATAGTAATGAAACGGTTTTATTGGTAAACTCAATCTCCGGTGAAGACACTGTACCGCCGTATAACCCTACCTGGACCCGCTGCTGGAATAACAGTACCAGAGACATTGAGTTTAATAATGGAACCAGCGAGAACATTACTTCTATGCCATATTTTGAATGGGGTGACGCGATTGATATGGATACAGGGGTTAGCGGATATACTATTTACTGGGGTACAAACAGTACCGCAGACCCGGGATATAATCAGGATATCCCGCACACAACTGTAAACAGTTATGAAATAACTGAAAGTATGACAGCTAACTTACCATACTATTTACGTATCTGTACATGGGATATTGCAAATAACCGTTCAGGCTCTAAAACATTATTCAAATTAAAGTATGATACTGTTAACCCGATAATCAACAAAATTACGCTTAATACATCAACCTTCAGCCCGGACGGCGATGGGCAACAAGATAGTATTTCTGTGGCATACACTTTAAACGAGGATTGTTATGTCACCATAAAAATTCTGGACTCCAACAAAAACGTTGTAAAGGTTATTGAATCTGACAATTTAAAACCCGCAGGTATAAACAGTTTTGAATGGGACGGGAATAACAGTACAGGTCAATTAGTCAGTGATGACAGTTATTCATACAATATTAACCTTTTCGACCTTGCTAATAACCAGGGAACAACTTATTCCGGCACTTTCGAAAAACAAGCAGCGAGCGGAGAAGAATTGCGCCCGAAAGAAAAAGTTCTGCTAATCGGTAATACGAACAGTGGAAACAAAATATTATTCAAAGGCATTCAGAACACTAATGTCAAAATAAACATCTTCACATTATCGGGAATTAAAATTAGGGAATTAAGCAATTCTGACAACTGGGATGGAACAAACGACAGCGGATCTTATGTCCCAAGCGGTATTTATATTTATCAATATCAATACAAAGATAAAAAGTTTCAGGGAACCATTACAGTTGTCCGATAAGCATCGGGGCGGTCGGACTTGAACCGACGACCCCATGGTCCCAAACCATGTGCGCTAGCCAACTGCGCTACGCCCCGAATCTTTTCTATATCATACTATAAATAAATTCTATACGATTATTATTTACACGTCAATAATGCTATCGCTCATAGCATACTTCTGAACTTGTAATTTACTTATCACACATTTCACGGAGTACCACTAGAGCATTTTTAAGCGCAATGCCCCGGTGTGAGATCCTGTTTTTTTCGTCTAACCCAAGTTCGGCATATGTTTTATCGTACTGCGGGAGGTAGAACACAGGATCGTACCCAAACCCCTGGTTACCCCGCGGAGATGAACTAATATACCCCGGGCATATACCGTCGACAATAACGGGTTCAGATTTATATCCCGCAATAGCTATAACGCAACGGAACCTTGCCCCG
The DNA window shown above is from Elusimicrobiota bacterium and carries:
- a CDS encoding NYN domain-containing protein — its product is MNAGLVLGNYAFIDSQNLNLSIRSQGWKLDFRRYLVYLKDKYNVSKAFIFIGYLESNNDLYTALRRFGYTLIFKPALYLPNGQIKGNVDAELVLHAMIEYHNYEKAVIVTGDGDFWCLLEYLVQNNKLLKLMIPDKNKYSSLLRKFADWSVYMNSLQKKLELR
- a CDS encoding GIY-YIG nuclease family protein — protein: MIMRTKQDIIDAIQQTAKENDGKPLGISRFTKETGITSYEWKQYWPRFGDAQKEAGFIPNQLTGAYPDEFLIKKLINVMHKLKKFPTNDELRIERYNDINLPSWQVCFYKYGSKKELARKIFEYCTTKNGYDDIIGMCKPILEKSNAVDDIDNSNVNQKLGEVYLFKSGRYYKIGKTNDSVRRGSEIRIQLPERTNLIHSIKTVDPSGVEAYWHKRFEAKRMQGEWFDLSSADVKEFKRWKRIA
- a CDS encoding Tat pathway signal protein, encoding MKPAEMIWAYLIHISYNMWCDCDAPELNKMSFAKYSPSLRCDDSLWNDVTSELSKTGMNMLIIDLGDGIKYESHPEIAVENAWPVEKLKTELIRLRKLGLEPIPKLNFSTCHDAWLGKYSRMVSTDIYYGVCKDLIDEVVSIFGNPRFFHLGMDEETAAHQKYHKYALVRQYDLWWDDLYFYIAQLEKHNVRPWVWADYIWHYEDVFLNKMPKTVLQSNWYYGLDFGDTIPPAVKAYNILEKHKYDQVPTGSNYYIGKEENFVKTVDYCKNAISQQYLKGFMQSVWRPTLEPTRDRHFNGIECMVDAKKRFL
- a CDS encoding phosphodiester glycosidase family protein, which gives rise to MIILLLVFLLCFPSTAHSAWTQIAPGIDYQKFTVTGPNIIFVSRMLRSQANLKLGAMIGTGEIRSGAETVSKMVTRYEDTINHKGERYHIIAAINGGYFLSNGTVKDGMMLDGTYIDRIDYWAGGQRSFIYNHDKTMFVDHISSGTQLLYTSSGKVTFADNSTATISNQNTVRSTNQLILYTCHYDTATFTGIYGTEVIVGNVTTPLRANTEVSGIVKEVRLSGKSSAPIPYDGFVLSGHGTASTLLSTKCHIGDTIKIKLSITPSTTYHAGNDFSNVDFITGGYGWILRNGNISDSQLSPNPQPRTVIAWNDTYIYFVVNDGRTSISIGMTLQQISQFLINSLQAKEAMNCDGGGSSTFWLDGSMRNDPSDTTGERNVGNGLMMAYVTTDKSSKFVTGDIIVSTANTRLYLGPGTNFGYLGYTSSSTNSTILTHPINGIYTKGIYWWKIKYSSLEGWVPEYMLKLFSAPAAVPDTPTGLTGVALSSTSVQISWTDNSDNETGFKVERKPENGLYTEVVVISSNTVRYNNNGLSSSSTYYYRVYAYNITGNSGYSNEIKLVALPPSNATENPPLTPTGLTGIVLSSTAAQVSWTDNSDNETNFRLERKRIDQNNYQEIAVISSNTASYIDSGLTAGTTYSYRVKAVNGSASSAYSNETVLLVNSISGEDTVPPYNPTWTRCWNNSTRDIEFNNGTSENITSMPYFEWGDAIDMDTGVSGYTIYWGTNSTADPGYNQDIPHTTVNSYEITESMTANLPYYLRICTWDIANNRSGSKTLFKLKYDTVNPIINKITLNTSTFSPDGDGQQDSISVAYTLNEDCYVTIKILDSNKNVVKVIESDNLKPAGINSFEWDGNNSTGQLVSDDSYSYNINLFDLANNQGTTYSGTFEKQAASGEELRPKEKVLLIGNTNSGNKILFKGIQNTNVKINIFTLSGIKIRELSNSDNWDGTNDSGSYVPSGIYIYQYQYKDKKFQGTITVVR